Proteins encoded together in one Armatimonadota bacterium window:
- a CDS encoding extracellular solute-binding protein has protein sequence MRRRLVAGVLVGVLLAGLGVAAAQAQQPVRLTFWSWRVEDKWAYDRMIRVFQQRNPGITVEFIPYKATEYNTILSSALTAGKGPDIIHLRAYGGLETFAAPGFILPLDTTKVPELRRFPLQTLAGARSRKDGQIYGVPFATQTLVIYYNKKIFAQHNLSVPRSWDEFLTVLRTLKEKGVLPLANGGKEGWTLEVMAGVLTPNFYGGTSFYEAVIRGHTTFKDPKFTGALAKLLELRPYMADGFMGIDYATMQQLFINEQAAMFIGGSWEIGFFKAQNRNLDFGVFAGPPEKPGQVPWVSSFADGNYGINAKTPYPEQAVKFIRFTATTEWGQMFTDLLAQLSAVPRVVVRDPVLKQVQALNRKATPYIMLVGFRWQTPTGSTLLQNALQAMLAGRMTPVQVGEEVTRGLASWFEPFRGR, from the coding sequence ATGCGACGACGTCTCGTCGCCGGGGTACTCGTGGGGGTGCTGCTCGCGGGGCTTGGCGTCGCGGCCGCGCAGGCCCAGCAGCCCGTCAGGCTGACTTTCTGGAGCTGGCGGGTGGAGGACAAGTGGGCCTACGACCGGATGATCCGGGTCTTCCAGCAGCGCAACCCCGGGATCACCGTCGAGTTCATCCCCTACAAGGCCACCGAGTACAACACCATCCTCTCGTCGGCACTGACCGCCGGGAAGGGGCCCGACATCATCCACCTGCGGGCCTACGGCGGGCTGGAGACCTTCGCCGCGCCCGGCTTCATCCTCCCGCTGGACACGACGAAGGTGCCGGAGCTACGGCGCTTCCCGCTGCAGACGCTGGCGGGCGCGCGCAGCCGCAAGGACGGGCAGATCTACGGGGTGCCCTTCGCCACGCAGACCCTGGTCATCTACTACAACAAGAAGATCTTCGCGCAGCACAACCTCTCGGTGCCGCGCAGCTGGGACGAGTTTCTGACGGTGCTGCGCACCCTCAAGGAGAAGGGCGTCCTGCCCCTGGCCAACGGCGGCAAGGAGGGGTGGACGCTCGAGGTGATGGCCGGCGTGCTCACCCCGAACTTCTACGGCGGCACGAGCTTCTACGAGGCGGTGATCCGCGGGCACACCACCTTCAAGGACCCGAAGTTCACCGGCGCGCTGGCGAAGCTGCTGGAGCTGCGCCCGTACATGGCGGACGGGTTCATGGGGATCGACTACGCCACCATGCAGCAGCTCTTCATCAACGAGCAGGCCGCTATGTTCATCGGCGGGTCGTGGGAGATCGGCTTCTTCAAGGCGCAGAACCGCAACCTCGACTTCGGCGTGTTCGCCGGCCCGCCGGAGAAGCCGGGGCAGGTGCCCTGGGTCTCCTCCTTCGCCGACGGGAACTACGGCATCAACGCCAAGACCCCGTACCCGGAGCAGGCGGTGAAGTTCATCCGCTTCACCGCCACGACCGAGTGGGGGCAGATGTTCACCGACCTGCTGGCCCAGCTCTCCGCCGTGCCGCGGGTCGTCGTGCGGGACCCCGTGCTGAAGCAGGTCCAGGCCCTCAACCGCAAGGCCACGCCCTACATCATGCTGGTCGGGTTCCGGTGGCAGACGCCGACGGGCTCCACCCTGCTGCAGAACGCCCTGCAGGCGATGCTGGCCGGCCGGATGACCCCTGTGCAGGTGGGGGAGGAGGTCACCCGCGGGCTGGCGAGCTGGTTTGAGCCCTTCCGCGGGCGGTAG
- a CDS encoding carbohydrate ABC transporter permease: MNVAAAGLRRRRPRGWAWAGQLVLTANALLVLAPMVIMVLSAFKTTREIFQHPFGLPQAWRLENFARVWVEAHFARYVQNSLIVTAAAVLLILVLGAMAGYALGRFRFGGNDLLYLYFLSGLMLPLRLGVIPLFLLMRNLHLLDTLWALILIYAASGLPSAVFILTGFFRTLPQDLDSAARIDGAGEWRIFTTIMLPLVRPALVIVAIYNIIPVWNDVFFPLVFIQSDARKTLPLGMTTFFGQYFTDWATLFAGLTLAALPVIATYALLSGQFIRGLTAGAVKG, translated from the coding sequence GTGAACGTGGCGGCCGCGGGCCTGCGCCGGAGGCGCCCGCGCGGCTGGGCGTGGGCCGGGCAGCTGGTGCTGACTGCCAACGCCCTGCTCGTCCTGGCGCCCATGGTCATCATGGTCCTCTCCGCCTTCAAGACCACGCGGGAGATCTTCCAGCACCCCTTCGGGCTGCCGCAGGCCTGGCGCCTGGAGAACTTCGCCCGGGTGTGGGTGGAGGCCCACTTCGCCCGGTACGTGCAGAACAGCCTGATCGTCACGGCGGCCGCGGTGCTGCTGATCCTCGTGCTGGGCGCCATGGCGGGCTACGCGCTCGGGCGGTTCCGCTTCGGCGGGAACGACCTCCTCTACCTGTACTTCCTCAGCGGGCTGATGCTGCCGCTGCGGCTGGGGGTGATCCCGCTCTTCCTGCTGATGCGCAACCTCCACCTCCTCGACACGCTGTGGGCCCTGATCCTCATCTACGCCGCCTCGGGGCTGCCGAGCGCCGTCTTCATCCTCACGGGGTTCTTCCGCACCCTGCCCCAGGACCTGGACAGCGCCGCGCGCATCGACGGCGCCGGGGAGTGGCGCATCTTCACCACCATCATGCTGCCGCTGGTGCGCCCGGCCCTGGTGATCGTGGCCATCTACAACATCATCCCGGTGTGGAACGACGTCTTCTTCCCGCTGGTCTTCATCCAGTCGGACGCGCGCAAGACGCTGCCGCTGGGGATGACCACCTTCTTCGGGCAGTACTTCACCGACTGGGCCACGCTCTTCGCCGGCCTCACCCTGGCCGCGCTCCCGGTGATCGCCACCTACGCGCTCCTCTCCGGGCAGTTCATCCGGGGCCTCACCGCCGGCGCCGTGAAGGGGTGA
- a CDS encoding sugar ABC transporter permease, with the protein MTVGRTGEEQPGALAVRGRDTARGEVARARRRRLSLRATRRLWLVVFLGPATALFALFVTYPILSALAYSLFAWEGIGRREFIGLGNFVRLVQTFPYPRLLVNAFWHNVLVFVLTMVVQNGTALGLALLLARDPWGARVYRVIFFLPVTLSLVIVGFLWLLFLNPVFGAVNKVLALAGVGHLARPWLGDPHTALVTLVLVNAWRWLGFPTLVFLAAIHAIPEEYLEAARIDGAGEGAAVRHVVLPLLAPAVTIIVLLTFLGAFNWFELPYVMQGVAGAPDRATDVLGLLFYRTAFGEVDTGLQDIGIGSAIAVLMFALLGSVSAVAAVLLRRREVEYA; encoded by the coding sequence ATGACCGTCGGTCGCACCGGGGAGGAGCAGCCCGGGGCCCTCGCCGTCAGGGGGCGCGACACCGCGCGCGGGGAGGTGGCCCGGGCCCGCCGCCGACGCCTCAGCCTGCGGGCGACGCGGCGGCTGTGGCTCGTGGTCTTCCTGGGACCGGCGACCGCGCTGTTTGCGCTCTTCGTCACCTACCCGATCCTCTCGGCGCTGGCCTACAGCCTCTTCGCCTGGGAGGGCATCGGCCGCCGCGAGTTCATCGGGCTGGGCAACTTCGTCCGGCTCGTCCAGACCTTCCCCTACCCGCGCCTGTTGGTGAACGCCTTCTGGCACAACGTCCTGGTCTTCGTCCTGACCATGGTCGTCCAGAACGGGACGGCCCTGGGGCTGGCCCTGCTGCTGGCGCGGGATCCCTGGGGGGCGCGGGTGTACCGGGTCATCTTCTTCCTCCCCGTGACCCTGTCGCTCGTCATCGTGGGCTTCCTGTGGCTGCTCTTCCTCAACCCCGTCTTTGGGGCGGTGAACAAGGTCCTGGCGCTGGCCGGGGTGGGCCACCTGGCCCGCCCCTGGCTGGGCGACCCGCACACGGCCCTGGTCACGCTCGTCCTGGTGAATGCCTGGCGCTGGCTGGGCTTCCCCACGCTGGTCTTCCTGGCGGCGATCCACGCCATCCCCGAGGAGTACCTGGAGGCGGCGCGCATCGACGGGGCCGGGGAGGGGGCGGCGGTGCGGCACGTCGTCCTGCCGCTGCTCGCCCCCGCGGTGACGATCATCGTGCTCCTGACCTTCCTTGGCGCCTTCAACTGGTTCGAGCTCCCCTACGTGATGCAGGGGGTCGCCGGCGCGCCCGACCGGGCCACCGACGTGCTGGGGCTGCTCTTCTACCGCACCGCCTTCGGCGAAGTGGACACCGGCCTGCAGGACATCGGCATCGGCTCGGCCATCGCGGTGCTGATGTTCGCGCTGTTGGGGTCGGTCTCGGCGGTGGCCGCCGTCCTGCTGCGACGGCGGGAGGTGGAGTACGCGTGA
- a CDS encoding putative N-acetylmannosamine-6-phosphate 2-epimerase, which translates to MRALHPVLERVRGGLVVSCQARPGHPFRDPARILAMAEAAAAGGAAGLRLAGEEDIRVVRAALDLPIIGLRKVTSPGSPVYITPTLEDARAVVEAGADLVAVDATARPRPGGVEAAALIAAVRAQLGRPVLADVSTVEEGIAAAAAGADAVATTLAGYTGPGAPPGEPDLALVEVLVGRVEVPVIAEGRYRTPEEVARAFQAGAFAVVVGRAITDPVHLTRRFVAATPRR; encoded by the coding sequence GTGAGGGCGCTCCACCCCGTCCTCGAGCGGGTGCGTGGCGGGCTGGTGGTCTCCTGCCAGGCCCGGCCGGGGCACCCGTTCCGCGACCCCGCGCGCATCCTGGCGATGGCCGAGGCGGCCGCCGCCGGCGGGGCCGCGGGCCTGCGCCTGGCCGGGGAGGAGGACATCCGCGTCGTGCGGGCAGCCCTCGACCTGCCCATCATCGGCCTGCGCAAGGTGACCTCCCCCGGCTCCCCTGTTTACATCACGCCCACCCTCGAGGACGCGCGCGCGGTCGTGGAAGCCGGAGCCGACCTGGTGGCGGTGGACGCCACCGCCCGGCCGCGTCCCGGCGGGGTGGAGGCGGCGGCGCTGATCGCCGCGGTGCGCGCGCAGCTGGGCCGCCCGGTCCTGGCGGACGTCTCCACGGTGGAGGAGGGTATCGCCGCAGCCGCCGCCGGGGCCGACGCGGTGGCCACGACGCTCGCGGGGTACACGGGGCCGGGGGCGCCGCCGGGGGAACCGGACCTGGCGCTGGTCGAGGTGCTGGTCGGGCGGGTCGAGGTGCCGGTGATCGCAGAAGGCCGCTATCGGACCCCGGAGGAGGTGGCGCGGGCGTTTCAGGCGGGAGCGTTCGCCGTCGTGGTGGGGCGGGCCATCACCGACCCCGTCCACCTCACGCGCCGGTTCGTCGCCGCCACGCCGCGCCGATAG